The DNA segment GCTGGAGCGCATGGAGCGCCGGCGACGGCAGTACGTTGAGCGAATGGAGAAACACGAATGACGCAAACCCCCAGCAGTGAGTCGTATCGCCCGACAATAGTTTCCGGCAGAGTTTTTCCCGGAATTAGATGTACCCTGCGCCGGCCCACTTCTCCCGCATTCTACTTCGGCGAGCAGTGCGTATCCCGTGAGTCACTACTGATTCGCCAACGACCTTTCCTGGGAACGCGTTCGAGAAACGAGACGCGTTTCGCCAGAATCCACAAGAGGGCCGACGACATACTCGGCCCAATGCGGGTGCGCCAGCACCTCTCCCAGCACGAGGCGGTCGAGGACCTGCCCTTACTCACCGAGTCGGCGGTCGTGACCGACGTCACGGCGATGGACCGCAACCGGACCGACGAGGTCCTCGCCGAACTCCGGGCGACGCTCGACGAGCACGGCACGCCGGAGTGGCACCGCGAGCGCCCGCCGGACGACGAAGCCTGTGATGACTGGCTTGCCGAGCGACTCGCGCCGGTCGATCACCAAAAGGGCGCGACGCCGCTGGGCCGGTTCCTCCCCGAGGACCGGCGGACGGACGACGTCGGCGGGAAACTCGCCGCGCTCCAGGGCCGGTTTCTCGAACCGTACCCGTCGCTCCTGCGCGTCACCGTCGAGGCCGACGAACCGGTCGAGTTCCAACCCGGCCAGTACCTTTCGGTTCGCTACCGGGGCGTCAGCCGGGTGTACTCGATAGCGAGTTCGCCGACTCGCGACGAGATCGAGTTCTGCGTCCGGCGCGTTCCCGGCGGGCGGATGACCTCCGAGCTGGCGGTCAACCTCCGGGCGGGCGAAAGGGTGACCCTCCGGGGACCCTACGGCGACTTCCTGCTCGAAGAGCCCTCGCGCCGGGACCTCGTCTTCCTCGCGACCGGCACGGGCGTCGCCCCGCTCAAGAGCATGATCGACTACGCCTTCGAAACGGGGTTGGACCGCTACGAGGGCCGACCGCGGGACGTCTGGCTCGTCCTCGGCGGAGCCTGGGAGGACTCGCTACCCTACCACGAGACGTTCCGGTCGTACGCGAGCGAGCGGGCGAACTTCCACTACGTGCCGACGCTGAGCCGTGAGGTCTACCTGACCGACTGGGACGGCGAAACCGACTACGTGCAGTTCTCGCTGATGAAGTACGTCGACGACGACGCGGTCGACCGGCGACGCCTGCCCTGGCGGTTCGAGTCCCACCTGCGCGACCCGCCGGCGTACTCGATTCCGGCCCGCCTCGACCCGTCGAACCTCGAGGTCTACGCATGCGGGGTCAACGCGATGGTGTACAGCCTGGTCGACGCGGTCGAGCACCTGGGCGTTCCGCCCGAGCACACGCAGTTCGAGGGGTTCGGGTGAGCGAAACGAGAGCGGGCCGAAAGGCGTATGCGGCGAACCGCCGGAACAGAGGGAACCGCATGGACCGCCGTACGTACCTGCAACGTCTCGGGGCGAGCGTCGCCGTCGGCGGTACCGGGGTCGGAACGTCTTCCGGGGCCGGGTCCGACACCGTCGCCGAGGGCGGACCGGCGAATCGCGCCGACTGGACGCTCGCGTTCGAAGACCGATTCGACGACGGGTCGCTCGACACCGACGAGTGGTCCATCGGCTTCGGGTGGGGTCGAGAAACCGCGTCGTCGTACGAGCGAATCGTCGACCGGAACGTGCGGGTCGAAGACGGGCGCCTGAAACTGACCGCGACCCACGACGGCGGGCCGGAGTCGGTGTACGCCGGCGGCGTCAACACCCGGAACAAACGTTACTTCGGCCCCGGTTCCTACTGGGAGGCCAAACTCCGGGCTCCGGACCGACGCGGCTGGCTGCCCGCGTTCTGGAGCGAGCCGAACAGCGGCGTGTGGCCCCCGGAGATCGACTTCTTCGAACTGCTCGGGAACGACCCCGGCATCTCGCACCACAACGTCCACTACGACGCCAGCGGCGAGCAGGGCGGAGCCCACGCCGAACTCGAACTGTCGTACCCCGGCGTCGTCTCGACCACCGACCCCCACGTCTACGGGTGCGTGTGGCGCGACGACCGGGTCGAGATGTACGTCGACGGCCGGCGGGTCGGCGTCCACGACGACCCGACGGCGATGGCGTCGCTCCGAACCGGCGCGCCGTTCTACATGATGCTCAACATCCACGTCGGGAAGACGGGCGAACCGGACTTCGGCGAACCGTGGGGCGAGGAGATGGCCGTGGACTGGGTGCGCGTCTGGGAACGGAAGTAGCGGGCGGCGACCCCGACGGCGGAACCGGCCGTGCGAGTTTCAAGCGGGACTCCCGAACGCACCGCATGGTCACGGTATCGAAGCTAGAGGACACCGCGAGGCGCGTCTACTCGGACTTCTCGGAGAAGAACGTGACGTTCATGGCGGCGGGCATCGCGTACAACGCCTTCGTCTCGCTCGCGCCGACGCTCCTGTTGCTCCTGTTGGTCATCTCGGTCTTCGGCGGCGGCCTCGAAGTGCGCATCGTCGAGGTCGCGGGGAGTTGGCTCCCCCGCCCGATAGCGAACGTCGTCGAGCAGATATTTCAGGGCGAGTCGTCGGCCGCGAGCGTCTCGTTCGTCGGCCTCGTCGTGCTCGTCTGGGGGACGCTCAAGATATTCCGCGGCCTCGACACCGCCTTCTCCGAGATCTACGAAACCGAGGGCAAGAACTCCTTCGTCGACCAACTCAAGGACGGCGTGGTCGTCCTGGTCGCGCTCGTGGTCGCCGTCCTCGCGACGGTGGGCGTCACCGTCGTCTTCGCGCGGTTCTCCGATACGATTCCGTTCGTCGGGTTGCTGACGCCGCTGGTGCTGGTCGTCGGCCTCGTCGTCGCGCTCGCGCCGATGTACTACCGGTTCCCCGACACGGACCTCGGATGGCGCGACGTGCTTCCCGGAACCGTCTTCGCCGCGCTCGGCTGGGCGGCGCTCCAGGGACTGTTCCAGGTGTACCTCACGTTCCAGGACCCCAAGTCGGGCAGTTTCTTCGGCAGCGTCATCGTCGTCGTCACCTACCTCTACTTCTCGGGGCTGGTCCTGTTGCTGGGCGCGGTGGTCAACGCGGTCGTCGGCGGGCACTCCTCCGGCGCGCCGGGCGGCGTGGGCCGCGGCGCGACCGGGTACGAGACAGAGCGAGAAGAGCGGATGGACCGAGACGAGATCGCGGCGTACCTCCAGACCCTCCGCGAGGATCTCGGCGGTCGCTACCCGGGGATGCGGTCGGCCGACGCCGCGGCCGCGGACGAACCGGAGTACCCCCGGCCGACCGGCGACGTCGAGGTCGTCGAGCACACGTCGGTCGAAGACGGCCGGCGGCGACGGGCGGTCACGCTCCGCTGGGACGTGCCGACCGACGCCGACGACCGCGAGGGTTCGGGCGCCGACTGACCGCCGGATTTAATCTGTCCGTCTACGGCCCTGCGCCGGCGTCCTCGGGCGTCTCCTCCAACAGCGTTTCTGCTCGCTCCCGTAGCGACTCGGGGAGTTCGCGATCCTCGACGAGCGCTTCGAGCCGGGTTCGACACTGGGGGTGCGCCAGACTCGACAACGCTTGTTCTCGGTACCGTTCGCCGATGTCGTCCATTCGGGCGAGTTCGACGAGCCTCGCACAGTCGTTCGCGGTCCCGAGTTCGTTTATCGCTCGTTCTCGCGTCTCCGGGTCGTTCGACGAGTCGCTGGCGGTCTCGAGTTTCTCGGTTGGTGCGTTCATCGAATCACCGCGAATTCGCCGTCCAGCAGGATACTCCTGTCGGCCGACGGGGACCCGGCCGAGTCGGGCACCCCGGCCGCAAGAGCGACGCACCCGGCGCGCTTACGCGACCCGTGCCCGACTTCCCGCTCGTTCACGTCAGCCGACCGCCCGCCGAACCCGCAGAACCCGCCGAGCGCGCCCCCGCGGTCGTCCTGCTCCACGGCCGCGGCGGCGACGAGTACAACATGATCGGCCTCGCCGACAACCTTCCCGACGACCTGCACGCGTTCGGTGTGCGCGCGCCGTACGAGGTCGGTTCGGGGTCCGGCTACGCGTGGTTCCCCGAATCGCCGCGGAGCCGCGGCGGATTCCGAAAGGCGGTCGACCGACTGGCGGCGTTCGTCCGGGGAGTCCCGGAGGCGTACAACGTCGACCCACAGCGCGTCGGCCTGTTCGGCTTCAGCCAGGGCGCGATAGCGGCGCTCGCCGCGCTCGTCGACTACCCCGACCGACTCCGCTGGGCGGCGGCGATGAACGGCTACCTCCCGGAGAGTCACGACGACCCCGAAGAGGTCGCCGACGCTCGCGGCAAGGCCGTCTTCGTGGCGGTCGGCGAGGACGACACCGTCATCCCTCCCCGGTACGGCGAGGCGTCGGCCGAACTGCTGGCCGAGGCGGGCCTCGACGTGACGTTCCGGGCGTATCCGACCGGCCACCGGATGATTCCCCGCGAGATTCGGGACCTCTCGGCGTGGCTCGACTCGCGGCGCTGAGCGGAGCGACCGACGGCGCACGGCCGACGGTGACCGACGGTGACTGACGACGGGCGAGGGCGACCGGCGATGCACGGCCGACGGCGGACGACCGAGTCGGGCCCGCCGACTGCCGGACGTGTTGACAGACTGATGAACTACCGCCGCGGGCGCATCGTCCGCCGCCGAGAGCCCGGAGACACCGGAATCAACGCGTTCGGAAAACGCGCGCCGGCCGAGTTGTTTTGTCTCCGAATATTCGGCCCTATTCCCGAATGACTGGTCGAGTATCGGCCACACAGAGGTTTAATCTACGAACCCGGCGAACAGCGGGCATGTCCTCATCGGGGAGCGAACGCGAGTCTGTACTGATACCGACGGGCTACGACCCGGGGTGTTACCCCTGCGTGTACTCGCTGGGCAAGCGCGGGGTCCACACTGTCGTCGCGTCCGAGAACGACGCCGTCCCGTCGTTCGCCTCGCGGTTCTGCGGGGAGACGGCCGTCCTCCCAGACCCGGACGACGACCTGCTCGCCTACAGGGACGCGCTGGTCGGCCTCGCCGCCCGGCCGGACGTGAAGACGGTGATACCGGTTCGAGAGCAGGACATCTACCTGTTCGCGAAGTACCGCGAGCGGTTCGAGCGCTACGTCTCGCTGGTCGCGCCCGACCTCGCCACGCTGGGGCGAGTCCACGACCGCAAGGAACTGTTCAAGGCCGCCGCGGCGGCGGGCGTGCCCGCCCCGGAAACCCGCCTGCTCTCGGCGGTCGACGACTGGTCGCCCAGACTGCTCGTGAAGTCGCGGTACAACCTCCTGGCCGACGAGTGGGTCGACGCCTACGCCCCCGAGGCGGCGTCGATAGCCGACGACATCACCCACCTCGAACCGGGCGAGACGCCCGACCTCGACGCCATCCGCGAGCGGATGGGCCACGACCCCATCGTCCAGGAGTTCGTGCCCAAGGCCGGCGAATACATGTTCGCGGCCATCTACGACCGCGGCGAACCGCTGGCGACGTTCCAGCACCGCCAGATTCGGGGTAACTCCTACCGCGGCGGCGGCGGCGTGTATCGAAAGTCCATCTACGACCCCGAACTGGAGGAGGTGGCGCGGGCACTCCTCTCGGAACTCGACTGGCACGGACTGGCCTGCATCGAGTACATGCAAGACGCCGAGACGGGCGAGTACAAACTCGCCGAAATTAACCCCCGGATGTGGCAATCGCTGCCGGCGACCGTCCGTGCCGGCGCCGACTTCCCGCACTACTACTGGTTGCAGGCGACCGGACGGGCCGGCGAAATCGACACCGGACCGCACCCCGGCTACGACCTCGGCGTCGGCAGCCACCTGCTGTACGGGGAGGTCGGCCACCTCCGGAGCATCCGCGGGCGGGACTCGCCCCTCGTCGAGCGCCCGTCGCTGGCCGGCACCGCCTGGGAGATACTCGTCTCCTGCTACGACCAGCCCCGCTTCGATTACCTCCACCTCGACGACCCCGGTCCCTTCCTGAGCGGGGTTCGACACGTGCTCCCGGTCGGAGAGTAGGCCGCCGCTTCAAAGCGGTTATCCCCTTCGCATCCCTGGAACCACCAATGAGCGAACCGACCGAGATGGACGTGGCCGACGCCGCCGACGCCGCCGAGCGACGCAACGAGCAAGTCGCGCGGGTCAAGGAACACGCCGGGCAGATCGCCCGCGAACTCGCGCTGTTGCAGGGCGGCGACTACGGCCAGCGGTCGTTCGACACCGACGGCGGCGAGTGGACGCTGAAGTACGAGGCCGGGGCGCTCCAGTACCTCCGGTTCGCCCCGAAGTCGGGCCGGGAGGTCTACGTCGTCTCGACCAAACAGCCGCCGGACCCCGAGGAACTCGCGTCGGCGATGGAGGACTACGGCGCGTTCGTCCGGTCGTACAACGAGTACGTCGCGTCGCTCGACGGCGTCTTCGACGACGTGACGGTCGAGTTCCCCGAGGTGGCGTCGACCGACTCGGTCGTCGCCGAGCGCGACCGCATCCTCGGCCGCGTCGAGGACGCCGCGGACAGGATGGCCCTCGAACTCTCGCGGTACGACGGCGACGACTACGGGACGTTCGCGGCCCGGGTGTCGGGCACGCGCTGGGAACTCAAGTGGGACGGCGACGGCGCGTCGTACGTCCGGGTCGGCGGGCAGGGCGGCACCTACCTCGTCTCGCAGTACGAACCGCCGTCGGCGCCCGACGTCTGCAAGCACGCCGAGGCGTTCGGCGGATTCGTCGAGGCGTTCAACGACCACGTCGCGGACCTCGACGCCGACCTCGCGCAGGTCGAGTTCGGCGGCGACTGACGCGGAACCGTTCGAGCGACGACCGACCCGAGGTGACCGGGAGGTGACCATCTCGGGAACCGCGGTTCTCGGCCGGAGGCGGCCAGTAGGTCGCGCCTACTTCCGGCGAGCGATAGTATCAGGACCGTATATTAATGACCGTCCGAGAAGTACGTCGGCGTATGGCTGGGAAGGCTGGGGAACGAGAATCGGTCCTCATACCGACAGGGTACGACCCGGCGGCGTATTCGTGTCTGCGGTCGCTCGCCGAGCGGGGCATCTACACCATCGTCGCGTCGGAGAACGACGACGCGCCGGAGTTCGCTTCGCGGTTCTGCGACGAGACGGCGGTGCTCCCCTCTCCGCACGACGACCTGCTCGCTTACAAGGACGCGCTGGTCGGTCTCACCGCCCGGCCGGACGTGAAGACGGTGATACCGATTCGGGAGGAGGACGCCTACGTCTTTGCGAAGTACCGCGAGGCGTTCGAAGAACACGCCTCGCTGGTCACGCCGGACCTCGAAACCCTGGAGCGGGTCCACGACCGCAAGCAGTTGTTCGAGGCCGCCGACCGGGCCGGCGCGCCGATTCCCGAGACGCGCCTGCTCTCGGGGGTCGACGACTGGACGCCCGAACTCATCATCAAGTCGCGGTACAACCTCCTGACCGACGAGTGGGGCGGGTCGGGGTCGCCCCGGCGCGCCGAGGAGGTCAAGACCGTAAAGCACCTCGAACCGGGCGAGACGCCCGACCTCGACGCCGTCCGCGAGGAGATGAAACACGAACCCATCGTTCAGGAGTTCGTGCCCAAGGACGGCGAGTACATGTTCGGCGGCATCTACGACCACGGCGAACCGCTCGCGACGTTCCAGCACCGCCAGATACGGGGCAACTCCTACACCGGCGGCGGCGGCGTCTACCGCGAGGCGATGTACGACCCGGAACTGGAGCAGGTCGCCCGCGACCTGCTTTCGGAACTCGACTGGCACGGACTGGCCTGCATCGAGTACATGCGAGACGCCGAGACGGGCGAGTACAAACTCACCGAGATCAACCCCCGGATGTGGCAGTCGCTGCCCGCCGCGGTGCGGGCGGGCGCCGACTTCCCCCACTACTACTGGTTGCAGGCGACCGGACAGGCCGACGAAATCGACGCCGGCCCGCATCCGGGCTACGAAGTCGGGAGTTCGAGCCACCTGCTGTACGGCGAGGTCGGCCACCTGCTCTCCGTTCTGCGCGACGAGTCGCCCCACGTCGAGCGCCCGTCGCTGGTCGGGACCGCCTGGGAGATTCTCTCGTCGTGCTACCACCGGCCGAACTTCGACTACCTCCGGGCCGACGACCCCGGGCCGTTCGTCCAGGGGGTCGGGCACATGTTCTCGAAGCGCTGACCAGGCGGTGACGACGCGAGCGGAAAACCGGATACCGCGCGGCGGTTCGTGTGATGCAACGTGTTCGATTCACCTGGGGACGTAATCGACAGCGAATCAGGGGTCGTTCTCTCGGCGATTCAGTTTTTCCACGACCCTGGAGCGAACGCCGCGGACCACATCCGTCCCCCAGAAAACTACGACAGCGACGCCGCCGAAGGCAAACAGGGAGAAGACGACGCGAGACAGGTATTCGAGTAGCGTAAGCTCGAAGCCGACGCCGCCGTGGAAGACGACGGCGGACGTCGGTGCTGCCCGTCGGACGAGCGGGCGTTCACCACCGTCACGTCGCATGCAATCCACGGTAGGCCATCACGACGCCGACGATGAAGACGACCGTCGCCAGGTAGATGGGGCCGAGATGGGTCACCCAATTGTGGGCGAACGCGTCCGAGGTGTAATGCATCGGCAGCGCGAGCGCGAGGCCGACGACGGCAGCGACGACCGCCGTCGCCCACGCCCAGGTGAGCCGCTGGCGGACGCCGTACCACGAGAGGGCGGTGACCGCGATCCCCGTCGAGATGATGAAGGCGGCGGTCGCGACGTGCAGGTGGCTGATGTAGTACGCGACCGTCGGATTCAGGTCGGCCTTCGACATCCCGTCGAGGGTACTCACCCCGAGTTCGAAGCCGCTCCCCACGAAGTTCAACGCGAGGAAGACGATCCCGTATCCGACGAACGCGACCCCGGCCAGCGCCATCAGCAGGGAGCCGTTGCGTAACTGTGAGTCGATCTCGATTCGTTGCTGTTGTTCACGTGCGACTGGTTGTTCGGTTGCCATGGTGGTTCACTGGTCTTTCAGCACGAATCCATACGACTCCGAATAGCAGATAGGTAACTCGTGACACGTCGGCAACTGCTGTCGCCGTGGTCACGGAGTGACGATCCGGCAGCGACTGCCGGCCGCGCAGCCGATGAGTAGGCGTCACCGACTGCACGGGAGAACGACGACCCCTCCGGGCGTTCCTCCGACGCGTCCGTCTCGTCACTCTACGACCGTTTCGAGCGGCACCGTCGGCGCCCGACGCCGATAGAGCGAGTACGTCGATTCCGCCCACCTGCGTGCGTCCCGCGAGTCGGTGTCGAGCAACACGCGGACCGTGACGCTGTCGAAGTCGTGGCCGCAGATCGCGATCCGGTGGTCGAAGATGCCGACACCGTACGGCGGGAGATCGTCGTACAGTTCGACGGTGAGATTGCCGCTCTCCAGGGTTCGGGAGGACAGCTCCGGATACGTCGAGCGGATGTACCGGGCCACGTTCGGCGAGTCGACGAGTTCCGCTCGCATGCCGTCGATGATCTGGCCGCAGAACTCCTCGCGACACGGTTCGAGGAGTGCCAGCGACGACCCGACGAACCGGAACGTGTCGGTTTCCCTGAGCAGGGTGAGGAATCGATTGATGGGAGCGTAGGGATTGTCGGCTTCGGCGACCGTCACGACCGCATCTACACACATCTCGATCGTGAATCCGCTGTCTTCGTCCGGGAGCCACTGCCAGACGTCGCGGACCTTCCGCTCGGTTTCGACTCGCTCGATCAGGTCCGCCATCGCGGACGCGACGTACGCACCCAGCGGTGTCGCCTCGTACCGGTGTCCGACTCTGCGAATCCAGTTGCGGTCTTCGAACTCGCTCAGCGTCCGACGAATCGTCGACGACGAGACGCCGGCCGTCTCCTTGAGCTCGAATCGGTGACGGGGACGGACGGTCAGGGCGACGAGCGTCGGGGCGCGGTGTTCCGACCGCGCCAGATACGCGATGTCGTCGATCGGTGAACCCCTGCTCGAAGCCATGCGAACCGTACGCACGATTTCGTATTAACGCTTCTCTGTGCGCCCGGACCACCGTCGAGTCGCGCCGGACTCGGGAGATTGAGAGAAATCGCGTGATGTGCTCGCCCACGAGTTCCGCATCGAAGTGACCGGCGGGACGAACGAGTCCCGACGACGCCGCCTCGAATCGCTTCCCCGACAGCATCTCGCGTGCCGCCTCATCGATGTCCAACGCCGAGCGCAGCGCGTCTCGGGTCGTCTCACGGTTCACGTACGCCCACCGTTCCTCGCATCCAGAGAACGTGCAGGAGACACAGGTACGGGTACTCTCCGGGAGTCTCGAAGGTGTGGACGAACGGTTCGTCGGGGAGAACGTCCCCTTCCCGCGCCCTTCTCCAGCCGTCCAGTGCGGCCTCCGCGGAGTCGAAGCCCCCGCTCGCGAAGTACTCCCCGTCTTCCGGGAACTCCCTGTTTGGGCCTTCGGGTACAACGTCGCCGCCGCTCTCGCCGGTGACCGAGTGGGCGATTCCCGTGCCGTTCACCCAACCGACGCTGTCGCCCGCGCGGATTCGCAGCGACTCCGGATAGTACTCGTGCACGCCCATCCTGACGACGTGGTCCGTATCGGGCTGGACCACCTCCGGTGGCGACGGAATCTCGCCGGACTCCGTCCGGACGACGATGGTTCCAGCCATGGTGTCCAA comes from the Halorussus vallis genome and includes:
- a CDS encoding FAD-binding oxidoreductase, producing the protein MRVRQHLSQHEAVEDLPLLTESAVVTDVTAMDRNRTDEVLAELRATLDEHGTPEWHRERPPDDEACDDWLAERLAPVDHQKGATPLGRFLPEDRRTDDVGGKLAALQGRFLEPYPSLLRVTVEADEPVEFQPGQYLSVRYRGVSRVYSIASSPTRDEIEFCVRRVPGGRMTSELAVNLRAGERVTLRGPYGDFLLEEPSRRDLVFLATGTGVAPLKSMIDYAFETGLDRYEGRPRDVWLVLGGAWEDSLPYHETFRSYASERANFHYVPTLSREVYLTDWDGETDYVQFSLMKYVDDDAVDRRRLPWRFESHLRDPPAYSIPARLDPSNLEVYACGVNAMVYSLVDAVEHLGVPPEHTQFEGFG
- a CDS encoding glycoside hydrolase family 16 protein, with product MDRRTYLQRLGASVAVGGTGVGTSSGAGSDTVAEGGPANRADWTLAFEDRFDDGSLDTDEWSIGFGWGRETASSYERIVDRNVRVEDGRLKLTATHDGGPESVYAGGVNTRNKRYFGPGSYWEAKLRAPDRRGWLPAFWSEPNSGVWPPEIDFFELLGNDPGISHHNVHYDASGEQGGAHAELELSYPGVVSTTDPHVYGCVWRDDRVEMYVDGRRVGVHDDPTAMASLRTGAPFYMMLNIHVGKTGEPDFGEPWGEEMAVDWVRVWERK
- a CDS encoding YhjD/YihY/BrkB family envelope integrity protein, giving the protein MVTVSKLEDTARRVYSDFSEKNVTFMAAGIAYNAFVSLAPTLLLLLLVISVFGGGLEVRIVEVAGSWLPRPIANVVEQIFQGESSAASVSFVGLVVLVWGTLKIFRGLDTAFSEIYETEGKNSFVDQLKDGVVVLVALVVAVLATVGVTVVFARFSDTIPFVGLLTPLVLVVGLVVALAPMYYRFPDTDLGWRDVLPGTVFAALGWAALQGLFQVYLTFQDPKSGSFFGSVIVVVTYLYFSGLVLLLGAVVNAVVGGHSSGAPGGVGRGATGYETEREERMDRDEIAAYLQTLREDLGGRYPGMRSADAAAADEPEYPRPTGDVEVVEHTSVEDGRRRRAVTLRWDVPTDADDREGSGAD
- a CDS encoding alpha/beta hydrolase — encoded protein: MPDFPLVHVSRPPAEPAEPAERAPAVVLLHGRGGDEYNMIGLADNLPDDLHAFGVRAPYEVGSGSGYAWFPESPRSRGGFRKAVDRLAAFVRGVPEAYNVDPQRVGLFGFSQGAIAALAALVDYPDRLRWAAAMNGYLPESHDDPEEVADARGKAVFVAVGEDDTVIPPRYGEASAELLAEAGLDVTFRAYPTGHRMIPREIRDLSAWLDSRR
- a CDS encoding carboxylate--amine ligase, with amino-acid sequence MSSSGSERESVLIPTGYDPGCYPCVYSLGKRGVHTVVASENDAVPSFASRFCGETAVLPDPDDDLLAYRDALVGLAARPDVKTVIPVREQDIYLFAKYRERFERYVSLVAPDLATLGRVHDRKELFKAAAAAGVPAPETRLLSAVDDWSPRLLVKSRYNLLADEWVDAYAPEAASIADDITHLEPGETPDLDAIRERMGHDPIVQEFVPKAGEYMFAAIYDRGEPLATFQHRQIRGNSYRGGGGVYRKSIYDPELEEVARALLSELDWHGLACIEYMQDAETGEYKLAEINPRMWQSLPATVRAGADFPHYYWLQATGRAGEIDTGPHPGYDLGVGSHLLYGEVGHLRSIRGRDSPLVERPSLAGTAWEILVSCYDQPRFDYLHLDDPGPFLSGVRHVLPVGE
- a CDS encoding carboxylate--amine ligase, encoding MAGKAGERESVLIPTGYDPAAYSCLRSLAERGIYTIVASENDDAPEFASRFCDETAVLPSPHDDLLAYKDALVGLTARPDVKTVIPIREEDAYVFAKYREAFEEHASLVTPDLETLERVHDRKQLFEAADRAGAPIPETRLLSGVDDWTPELIIKSRYNLLTDEWGGSGSPRRAEEVKTVKHLEPGETPDLDAVREEMKHEPIVQEFVPKDGEYMFGGIYDHGEPLATFQHRQIRGNSYTGGGGVYREAMYDPELEQVARDLLSELDWHGLACIEYMRDAETGEYKLTEINPRMWQSLPAAVRAGADFPHYYWLQATGQADEIDAGPHPGYEVGSSSHLLYGEVGHLLSVLRDESPHVERPSLVGTAWEILSSCYHRPNFDYLRADDPGPFVQGVGHMFSKR
- a CDS encoding helix-turn-helix transcriptional regulator; protein product: MASSRGSPIDDIAYLARSEHRAPTLVALTVRPRHRFELKETAGVSSSTIRRTLSEFEDRNWIRRVGHRYEATPLGAYVASAMADLIERVETERKVRDVWQWLPDEDSGFTIEMCVDAVVTVAEADNPYAPINRFLTLLRETDTFRFVGSSLALLEPCREEFCGQIIDGMRAELVDSPNVARYIRSTYPELSSRTLESGNLTVELYDDLPPYGVGIFDHRIAICGHDFDSVTVRVLLDTDSRDARRWAESTYSLYRRRAPTVPLETVVE
- a CDS encoding cupredoxin domain-containing protein, whose product is MKHRSFDPVRLAVDPGETVTWWNNESVRHTVTAYEERIPDEADYFASGGFDSETASRGEELRAGLLESGDRFEHGFTTPGHYHYCCLPHEDLDTMAGTIVVRTESGEIPSPPEVVQPDTDHVVRMGVHEYYPESLRIRAGDSVGWVNGTGIAHSVTGESGGDVVPEGPNREFPEDGEYFASGGFDSAEAALDGWRRAREGDVLPDEPFVHTFETPGEYPYLCLLHVLWMRGTVGVREP